One stretch of Bos indicus x Bos taurus breed Angus x Brahman F1 hybrid chromosome 22, Bos_hybrid_MaternalHap_v2.0, whole genome shotgun sequence DNA includes these proteins:
- the SLMAP gene encoding sarcolemmal membrane-associated protein isoform X26: MDDQDLNEPLAKVSLLKDDLQGAQSEIEAKQEIQHLRKELIEAQELARASKQKCFELQALLEEERKAYRNQVEESSKQIQVLQAQLQRLHINIENLREEKDSEIASTRDELLSARDEILLLHQAAEKAASERDTDIASLQEELKKVRAELERWRKAASEYEKEIMSLQNSFQLRCQQCEDQQREEATRLQGELEKLRKEWNVLDTECRSLKKENVLLSSELQRQEKELHNSQKQSLELTSDLSILQVTRKELENQVGSLKEQHLRDSADLKTLLSKAENQAKDVQKEYEKTQTVLSELKLKFEMTEQEKQSITDELKQCKDNLKLLREKGNNKPWPWMPMLAALVAVTAIVLYVPGLARASP; encoded by the exons ATGGATGATCAAGACCTAAATGAGCCCCTTGCGAAAGTGTCCCTATTAAAAG ATGACTTGCAGGGTGCACAGTCAGAAATTGAGGCAAAACAAGAAATTCAGCATCTTCGCAAGGAATTGATTGAAGCCCAGGAACTAGCTAGAGCAAGTAAACAAAAATGCTTTGAACTTCAAG CTCttttggaagaagaaagaaaagcctaTCGAAATCAAGTCGAGGAATCCAGTAAACAAATACAGGTTCTTCAAG CCCAACTACAGAGGTTACACATCAATATTGAGAATCTCCGGGAGGAGAAGGACAGTGAAATCGCAAGTACTCGAGATGAATTGCTTAGTGCCCGAGATGAAATTTTACTCCTTCATCAAGCGGCAGAAAAGGCTGCCTCTGAGCGGGACACTGACATTGCTTCTTTACAAGAAGAGCTTAAGAAAGTGCGAGCTGAGCTTGAGCGGTGGCGGAAAGCAGCATCTGAATATGAGAAAGAAATCATGAGTTTGCAAAATAGCTTTCAGCTTCGGTGTCAACAATGCGAGGACCAGCAGAGGGAAGAAGCAACCAGGCTGCAAG GTGAACTAGAGAAGTTGAGAAAGGAATGGAATGTATTGGATACCGAATGCCGTTctctaaaaaaggaaaatgttttgctATCTTCAGAACTGCAGCggcaagaaaaagaactgcacaA TTCTCAGAAGCAGAGTTTAGAGCTTACCAGTGATCTCAGCATCCTGCAGGTGACCAGGAAAGAGCTTGAAAATCAAGTGGGATCCTTAAAAGAACAGCATCTTCGGGATTCAGCTGATTTAAAAACTCTTCTCAGTAAGGCTGAAAACCAAGCAAAGGATGTACAGAAAGAG tATGAAAAGACACAGACTGTACTCTCAGAACTGAAGTTGAAGTTTGAAATGACTGAGCAGGAAAAACAATCAATCACAGATGAGCTCAAACAATGTAAAGACAACCTGAAGCTGCTCcgagagaaaggaaataat AAACCCTGGCCCTGGATGCCCATGTTGGCTGCCCTGGTTGCGGTGACAGCCATCGTGCTGTACGTGCCAGGTCTGGCCAGAGCTTCTCCATGA
- the SLMAP gene encoding sarcolemmal membrane-associated protein isoform X27 has product MDDQDLNEPLAKVSLLKALLEEERKAYRNQVEESSKQIQVLQAQLQRLHINIENLREEKDSEIASTRDELLSARDEILLLHQAAEKAASERDTDIASLQEELKKVRAELERWRKAASEYEKEIMSLQNSFQLRCQQCEDQQREEATRLQGELEKLRKEWNVLDTECRSLKKENVLLSSELQRQEKELHNSQKQSLELTSDLSILQVTRKELENQVGSLKEQHLRDSADLKTLLSKAENQAKDVQKEYEKTQTVLSELKLKFEMTEQEKQSITDELKQCKDNLKLLREKGNNKPWPWMPMLAALVAVTAIVLYVPGLARASP; this is encoded by the exons ATGGATGATCAAGACCTAAATGAGCCCCTTGCGAAAGTGTCCCTATTAAAAG CTCttttggaagaagaaagaaaagcctaTCGAAATCAAGTCGAGGAATCCAGTAAACAAATACAGGTTCTTCAAG CCCAACTACAGAGGTTACACATCAATATTGAGAATCTCCGGGAGGAGAAGGACAGTGAAATCGCAAGTACTCGAGATGAATTGCTTAGTGCCCGAGATGAAATTTTACTCCTTCATCAAGCGGCAGAAAAGGCTGCCTCTGAGCGGGACACTGACATTGCTTCTTTACAAGAAGAGCTTAAGAAAGTGCGAGCTGAGCTTGAGCGGTGGCGGAAAGCAGCATCTGAATATGAGAAAGAAATCATGAGTTTGCAAAATAGCTTTCAGCTTCGGTGTCAACAATGCGAGGACCAGCAGAGGGAAGAAGCAACCAGGCTGCAAG GTGAACTAGAGAAGTTGAGAAAGGAATGGAATGTATTGGATACCGAATGCCGTTctctaaaaaaggaaaatgttttgctATCTTCAGAACTGCAGCggcaagaaaaagaactgcacaA TTCTCAGAAGCAGAGTTTAGAGCTTACCAGTGATCTCAGCATCCTGCAGGTGACCAGGAAAGAGCTTGAAAATCAAGTGGGATCCTTAAAAGAACAGCATCTTCGGGATTCAGCTGATTTAAAAACTCTTCTCAGTAAGGCTGAAAACCAAGCAAAGGATGTACAGAAAGAG tATGAAAAGACACAGACTGTACTCTCAGAACTGAAGTTGAAGTTTGAAATGACTGAGCAGGAAAAACAATCAATCACAGATGAGCTCAAACAATGTAAAGACAACCTGAAGCTGCTCcgagagaaaggaaataat AAACCCTGGCCCTGGATGCCCATGTTGGCTGCCCTGGTTGCGGTGACAGCCATCGTGCTGTACGTGCCAGGTCTGGCCAGAGCTTCTCCATGA